One Gammaproteobacteria bacterium DNA segment encodes these proteins:
- a CDS encoding DUF1028 domain-containing protein — protein sequence MTFSIVAIDRDTEAFGSAVASRSVAVGGTVAYSRVGVGVVNTQSYAHLTLGERVLDEMEKGVAPQDALARILRTDARADARQIIAIDVAGRRGAWSGSDCRPHYHQQLGMDCVAAGNWLTSTVVVDRMVEAFEHSAGRTLGERLMAALEAGEAAGGDSRGRQAAAVKVKPGRKDKPVAINLDLRVDDHPQPLQELQRLYRIFREEFR from the coding sequence ATGACCTTTTCCATCGTCGCCATCGATCGCGACACCGAGGCCTTCGGCTCCGCGGTGGCCAGCCGCTCGGTGGCGGTGGGCGGCACGGTGGCCTATTCGCGGGTGGGAGTGGGGGTGGTGAACACCCAGAGCTACGCCCATCTGACCCTCGGGGAACGGGTGCTGGACGAGATGGAGAAGGGGGTCGCACCCCAGGATGCCCTTGCGCGGATCCTGCGCACCGACGCTCGGGCCGATGCCCGCCAGATCATCGCCATCGATGTGGCGGGGCGCCGCGGCGCGTGGTCGGGCTCCGACTGCAGGCCCCACTATCACCAGCAGTTGGGCATGGATTGCGTGGCCGCCGGCAACTGGCTGACCAGCACCGTAGTGGTTGACCGCATGGTGGAGGCCTTCGAGCACAGCGCCGGGCGCACCCTCGGGGAGCGTCTGATGGCCGCCCTGGAGGCTGGCGAGGCGGCGGGCGGCGACAGCCGCGGCCGCCAGGCGGCGGCGGTGAAGGTGAAGCCGGGACGCAAAGACAAGCCGGTGGCCATCAATCTCGATCTGCGGGTGGATGACCATCCACAGCCGTTGCAGGAACTGCAGCGGCTCTATCGAATCTTCAGGGAAGAGTTTCGTTGA
- a CDS encoding MBL fold metallo-hydrolase: MIFKQLVEVDSSTYTYLIGCEVTRQAVLIDPVLDTVERDLQVLGDLGLELAVTLDTHIHADHLTGARRLRQRTGCRIACPRMLELPCADLGVQEGETFEVGSVTLHPLFTPGHTDHHHAYLLETPVHKLVFTGDALLIEACGRTDFQSGDAGALYNSIHNKLFTLPDETLVYPAHDYEQRFISTIGQEKARNPRLGGGRGKEDFVALMNGLDLPYPRKIDFAVPGNEACGECPDNVPEAYRGPCVASDQG, from the coding sequence ATGATCTTCAAACAGCTCGTGGAGGTGGATTCCTCCACCTATACCTATCTCATCGGCTGCGAGGTCACACGCCAGGCCGTCCTCATCGACCCGGTCCTGGATACCGTGGAACGTGACCTCCAGGTGCTGGGGGATCTCGGCCTCGAGCTCGCGGTCACCCTGGACACCCATATCCATGCCGACCACCTCACCGGCGCCCGCCGCCTGCGGCAGCGCACCGGCTGCCGGATCGCCTGCCCGCGCATGCTGGAGCTGCCCTGCGCGGACCTGGGGGTGCAGGAGGGTGAGACCTTCGAGGTGGGCTCCGTCACCCTGCATCCCCTGTTCACCCCCGGGCACACGGACCATCACCATGCCTATCTGCTGGAGACCCCGGTGCACAAGCTGGTGTTCACCGGCGATGCCCTGCTCATCGAGGCCTGCGGTCGCACCGACTTCCAGTCGGGGGATGCGGGCGCCCTCTACAACAGCATCCACAACAAGCTGTTCACCCTGCCGGACGAGACCCTGGTCTACCCGGCCCATGACTACGAGCAGCGCTTCATCTCCACCATCGGCCAGGAGAAAGCTCGTAACCCGCGCCTCGGCGGGGGGCGTGGCAAGGAGGATTTCGTGGCCCTGATGAACGGTCTGGATCTGCCCTATCCCCGCAAGATCGACTTCGCCGTGCCGGGCAACGAGGCCTGCGGGGAGTGTCCCGACAACGTGCCGGAGGCGTATCGCGGCCCCTGCGTGGCCAGCGACCAGGGCTGA
- a CDS encoding gamma-glutamyl-gamma-aminobutyrate hydrolase family protein (Members of this family of hydrolases with an active site Cys residue belong to MEROPS family C26.) produces the protein MAAVHTRPLIAVTGPTRGGAAPRVLVHLALWLAGGRVVQLSPRRSSSPEPYQGVVVTGGHDVDPVLYAAESEVRPRYDSERDAFESRVIDNALERDLPLLGICRGAQLLNVRLGGNLFQELRSRRHHTSNRSTILPLKTLEVVEGSRLHGLLGADRARINSIHNQGIDRLGEGLVVSGRDLDGIVQAVEAPRSTWLMGVQWHPEFLIFVARQRRLFKALVEAARG, from the coding sequence ATGGCTGCCGTCCATACCAGGCCCCTGATTGCCGTCACCGGGCCGACCCGCGGCGGTGCCGCGCCTCGGGTGCTGGTGCACCTGGCGCTGTGGCTGGCGGGCGGACGGGTGGTGCAGTTGAGCCCGCGGCGCAGCAGTTCTCCGGAGCCCTACCAGGGGGTGGTGGTCACCGGCGGCCATGATGTGGACCCGGTACTCTACGCGGCCGAGTCCGAGGTGAGGCCGCGCTACGACAGTGAGCGGGACGCCTTCGAGTCGCGTGTCATCGACAACGCCCTCGAGCGGGATCTGCCCCTGCTGGGGATCTGCCGCGGGGCACAGTTGCTCAACGTGCGTCTCGGTGGCAACCTGTTTCAGGAACTGCGGTCCCGGCGCCATCACACCTCCAACCGTTCCACCATCCTGCCCCTCAAGACCCTCGAAGTGGTGGAGGGCAGCCGCCTCCATGGCCTGCTGGGCGCCGACCGGGCGCGCATCAACAGCATCCACAACCAGGGCATCGACCGTCTGGGAGAAGGTCTGGTGGTCTCGGGCCGCGACCTGGACGGCATCGTCCAGGCCGTGGAGGCTCCCCGCAGTACCTGGCTCATGGGTGTGCAGTGGCATCCCGAGTTCCTGATCTTCGTAGCGCGCCAGCGGCGGCTGTTCAAGGCCCTGGTGGAAGCCGCCCGGGGTTGA
- a CDS encoding CHAD domain-containing protein translates to MSELTHEAFSMPYHLKRKESVADGVRRIALEQMEQARDELGDEDMASAAAVHQARKRLKKIRALLRLVRPVLGKGRYGAENRRFRDLGRALSGPRDAEVMVATLEALREDLPAEHAVPPFAGLHGHLVAARDAAYQNSGTLDDHKADVAKALEEARRAVTEWPLEGHGFGMLGPGLKRAYGRGRKTLDAAMTDPTDSRFHDWRKRAKDHWYHSRLLKKTWPDIMGCRARVLKELSDLLGDDHDLAVFNAMLDHLPDGVATTSELDRLRHRVAERQATLRRQALALGRRVYAEKPATLRQRLGAYWRVWRT, encoded by the coding sequence ATGAGCGAGCTGACCCATGAAGCGTTTTCCATGCCCTACCACCTGAAGCGCAAGGAGTCCGTCGCGGACGGCGTTCGGCGTATTGCCCTGGAGCAGATGGAGCAGGCCCGGGACGAACTCGGCGACGAGGATATGGCGTCCGCGGCGGCGGTTCATCAGGCGCGCAAGCGGCTGAAGAAGATCCGCGCCCTGCTGCGCCTGGTGAGACCGGTCTTGGGCAAGGGCCGCTACGGGGCCGAGAACCGGCGCTTTCGCGACCTCGGCCGCGCCCTGTCTGGACCCCGCGATGCCGAGGTGATGGTGGCCACCCTCGAGGCCCTGCGCGAGGATCTGCCGGCGGAGCACGCGGTACCGCCCTTCGCCGGCCTGCATGGCCATCTGGTGGCCGCGCGGGATGCCGCCTACCAAAACAGTGGTACCCTGGACGACCACAAGGCGGACGTGGCGAAGGCCCTGGAAGAGGCCCGCCGGGCGGTCACCGAGTGGCCCCTCGAAGGGCATGGCTTCGGGATGCTGGGTCCCGGCCTCAAACGCGCCTACGGGCGTGGCCGCAAGACACTGGACGCCGCCATGACGGATCCCACCGATAGCCGTTTCCATGACTGGCGCAAACGGGCGAAAGACCACTGGTATCACAGTCGACTGCTCAAAAAGACCTGGCCGGACATCATGGGATGCCGCGCCCGTGTCCTCAAGGAACTGTCGGATCTGCTGGGAGACGACCACGACCTGGCCGTGTTCAACGCGATGCTGGACCATCTGCCCGATGGCGTGGCGACAACTTCAGAATTGGACCGCCTGCGCCACCGGGTGGCGGAGCGCCAGGCCACCCTGCGCCGGCAGGCCCTGGCCCTCGGCCGCCGCGTCTATGCAGAGAAGCCCGCCACCTTACGCCAGCGTCTGGGTGCCTACTGGCGGGTGTGGCGCACCTGA
- a CDS encoding HIT family protein, protein MTSCPFCKADPSGLFWESDRVRVMWDSRPLTDGHTLVVPVRHVASYFETTIEERTALAAALDVAKAAVEERYHPDGYNIGINDAPAAGQTVPHCHIHLIPRYEGDTADPRGGVRWILPDRARYWQS, encoded by the coding sequence ATGACGAGCTGTCCTTTCTGCAAGGCCGACCCCAGCGGGCTCTTCTGGGAATCGGATCGGGTACGGGTGATGTGGGACAGCCGTCCCCTCACGGACGGCCATACCCTGGTGGTGCCTGTCCGCCATGTGGCCTCCTACTTCGAGACCACCATCGAGGAGCGTACCGCCCTGGCCGCGGCCCTGGACGTGGCGAAGGCGGCGGTGGAGGAGCGCTACCACCCCGATGGCTACAACATCGGCATCAACGACGCCCCCGCGGCCGGGCAGACGGTCCCCCACTGCCACATTCACCTGATCCCCCGTTACGAAGGAGACACCGCCGATCCCCGGGGCGGCGTGCGCTGGATCCTCCCGGACCGGGCCCGCTATTGGCAGAGCTGA
- a CDS encoding amidoligase family protein yields the protein MSPSPLPLPPRTHTERGELRRLGVELELTGLSIDALAALVAGETGGQVDSVSRYESVVEGDPAGPWLIELDWDWLKRKGREPRHPDGLLDNLDELGEGILRAGAERLVPMEVISPPLPMDRLEEVEGLIERLREAGARGTTDGLVNAFGMQLNPEVPATDADTLTRFLKAFLCLYDWLKLRAEVDLTRRLTAYVDPFPPDYVQKVVSLDYQPDLDALMDDYLFANPTRNRALDLLPLFAHLDERRVQRVVGDDRVKARPAFHYRLPNCEVDRPGWGIHVAWGDWLEVERLADDGARLDEVCRHYAAFLERPMSALFEDWARQVQRWLPSIPGP from the coding sequence GTGAGTCCATCCCCTCTGCCTTTGCCGCCGCGAACCCATACTGAACGGGGTGAACTGCGCCGCCTTGGCGTGGAACTGGAACTCACGGGCCTGTCCATCGACGCCCTGGCGGCCCTGGTGGCCGGGGAGACCGGGGGCCAGGTGGACAGCGTCAGCCGCTACGAGTCGGTGGTGGAGGGCGACCCGGCCGGCCCCTGGCTCATCGAACTGGACTGGGATTGGCTCAAGCGCAAGGGCCGGGAGCCCCGGCACCCGGACGGACTGCTGGACAACCTCGATGAGTTGGGCGAGGGGATCCTGCGGGCCGGCGCCGAGCGCCTGGTGCCTATGGAGGTGATCAGCCCGCCCCTGCCCATGGACCGCCTGGAGGAGGTGGAGGGGCTCATCGAGCGCCTGCGGGAGGCGGGCGCCCGCGGTACCACCGACGGGCTGGTGAACGCCTTCGGAATGCAGCTCAATCCCGAGGTGCCCGCCACCGATGCGGACACCCTGACCCGCTTCCTGAAGGCCTTTCTGTGTCTCTACGACTGGCTCAAATTGCGCGCCGAAGTAGACCTGACGCGGCGCCTCACGGCCTACGTGGACCCCTTCCCGCCCGACTATGTGCAGAAGGTGGTGAGCCTCGATTACCAGCCGGACCTCGATGCCCTGATGGACGATTACCTGTTCGCCAATCCCACCCGCAATCGTGCTCTGGACCTGCTGCCCCTGTTTGCCCACCTGGACGAGCGGCGAGTCCAGCGGGTCGTGGGCGACGACCGGGTCAAGGCCCGGCCGGCCTTTCACTACCGCTTGCCCAACTGCGAGGTGGACCGCCCCGGCTGGGGGATCCACGTGGCCTGGGGTGACTGGCTGGAGGTGGAGCGCCTGGCGGATGACGGGGCGCGGCTGGACGAGGTGTGCCGCCACTATGCGGCCTTCCTGGAGCGGCCCATGAGTGCCCTGTTCGAGGACTGGGCCCGACAGGTACAGCGATGGCTGCCGTCCATACCAGGCCCCTGA
- a CDS encoding helix-hairpin-helix domain-containing protein, whose protein sequence is MSLPYNARVAMRLMEMADVLEQQGANPFRVRAYRRAADTVEHLERGVDTLLAAGGVKGLEALPGVGAGIAQSISEIVTTGRWAQLDRLRGTLEGTRLFQTVPGIGPELAERIHDELHIDTLEALENAAWDGRLQQVPGIGTRRLTALRATLATLLGRTRRQTHVPPVLAPGVDLLLAIDRQYRDQAATGHLPQIAPRRFNPEAKAWLPILHTEQDGWNFTTMYSNTARAHELGRTDDWVVVYFYDDHHVEGQHTVVTETHGPLEGQRVVRGREAECLRHYGIGTG, encoded by the coding sequence GTGAGCCTGCCCTACAACGCCAGGGTGGCCATGCGCCTCATGGAGATGGCCGATGTCCTGGAGCAGCAGGGCGCCAACCCCTTCCGCGTGCGCGCCTACCGCCGCGCCGCGGACACCGTGGAGCACTTGGAGCGCGGCGTGGACACGCTGCTGGCGGCGGGCGGCGTCAAGGGCCTGGAGGCCCTGCCCGGCGTGGGCGCCGGCATCGCGCAGTCCATCTCGGAGATCGTCACCACCGGCCGCTGGGCCCAGCTCGACCGCCTGCGCGGCACCCTGGAGGGCACGAGGCTGTTCCAGACCGTGCCCGGCATCGGCCCCGAACTCGCCGAGCGCATCCACGACGAACTCCACATCGACACCCTGGAGGCCCTGGAGAACGCCGCCTGGGACGGCCGACTGCAACAGGTCCCAGGCATCGGCACCCGTCGCCTCACGGCCCTACGGGCGACCCTGGCCACCCTGCTCGGCCGCACCCGCCGCCAGACCCACGTGCCTCCGGTCCTCGCCCCCGGCGTGGATCTGCTGCTCGCCATCGACCGCCAGTACCGCGACCAGGCCGCCACCGGCCACCTGCCGCAGATCGCCCCCCGGCGCTTCAACCCCGAGGCCAAGGCCTGGCTCCCCATCCTCCACACCGAGCAGGACGGCTGGAACTTCACCACCATGTACTCCAACACCGCCCGCGCCCACGAGTTGGGCCGGACCGACGACTGGGTGGTGGTGTACTTCTACGACGACCACCACGTGGAGGGCCAGCACACCGTGGTGACGGAGACCCATGGACCACTGGAAGGGCAACGAGTGGTGAGGGGCAGGGAGGCAGAATGCCTCCGCCACTACGGCATCGGCACGGGATGA
- a CDS encoding DsrE family protein, translated as MRILTSLCLALLLAASQATAAAETKPGDDAALRGVETGKVVFDINMGEPGKLALYLGVIRETIADLRRQDVEPDVILAFRGPSVKLISEDREQAELTDFEHLDRVAEQLADLQRAGARMEACSVAMRLSKVDSASLLDGIEPVGNTFVSLTGYHAQGYASIPIQ; from the coding sequence ATGAGAATCCTCACCAGCCTCTGCCTCGCTCTCCTCCTGGCGGCCAGCCAAGCCACGGCCGCCGCCGAAACCAAGCCCGGGGATGACGCCGCGTTGCGGGGTGTCGAGACGGGCAAAGTGGTGTTCGATATCAACATGGGCGAGCCCGGCAAGCTGGCCCTCTATCTCGGGGTGATCCGGGAAACCATCGCGGATCTGCGGCGCCAGGATGTCGAGCCCGACGTCATACTGGCGTTTCGTGGGCCGTCGGTGAAACTCATCTCCGAGGATCGGGAACAGGCGGAGCTAACGGACTTCGAGCACCTGGACCGCGTCGCGGAACAACTGGCCGACCTCCAACGGGCCGGGGCCCGCATGGAGGCCTGCTCCGTGGCCATGAGACTGTCCAAAGTCGACAGCGCCTCCCTTCTCGATGGCATCGAACCCGTCGGCAACACCTTCGTCTCCCTCACCGGCTACCACGCCCAGGGCTACGCCTCCATACCCATCCAGTGA
- a CDS encoding DUF3623 family protein, translating into MLATITGEGTGDFEKTATVLVATLLRLAILEHFFLVLPVQDSALWNWALRLAGNPALGREEPGGLKPRRGIAGQSENICSASAWPTPRPQLCQ; encoded by the coding sequence GTGCTGGCGACCATCACGGGTGAGGGTACCGGTGACTTCGAAAAGACCGCCACGGTCCTGGTGGCCACTCTACTGAGGCTTGCGATTCTCGAACACTTCTTCCTGGTGTTACCGGTGCAGGACTCGGCCCTGTGGAACTGGGCCCTGCGCCTGGCAGGCAATCCCGCACTTGGCCGTGAGGAACCGGGTGGCCTGAAGCCCAGGCGGGGTATCGCGGGGCAATCAGAGAACATCTGCTCGGCCTCTGCCTGGCCGACACCAAGGCCTCAGCTCTGCCAATAG
- a CDS encoding dihydrofolate reductase family protein → MNPSHKVLRLYPGPTRECALEGLYLEHPMDHGDGSGRPFVYTNFISSLDGRIAVEDPRHGGHSVPGTIINDRDWRLFQELAARADALLVSARFLRDLATGKAQDVLPVSRDPAYGDLHEWRAGQGLPPQPAVVVLTRTLDPALAEMCEGYERPVYFAVGAEADRAELPRVEAAGVRVLSAGRGTSVEGAVLVDLLAREGLSRLYSIAGPWVLDTLLRDGVLHRLYLTHFHRLLGGRSFDTMLEGDPLDPPPSFEPHALYYDPRADDGVGQFFAVYDTLMAS, encoded by the coding sequence ATGAACCCATCGCACAAAGTGCTGAGACTGTATCCCGGGCCGACCCGGGAGTGTGCCCTCGAGGGCCTCTATCTGGAGCATCCCATGGACCATGGCGACGGCAGCGGGCGGCCCTTCGTCTACACCAACTTCATCTCCAGCCTGGACGGACGCATCGCCGTGGAGGACCCACGCCACGGCGGCCACAGCGTGCCCGGTACCATCATCAACGATCGGGACTGGCGTTTGTTCCAGGAACTGGCGGCCCGCGCCGATGCCCTGCTGGTGAGCGCCCGGTTCCTGCGCGACCTGGCCACCGGCAAGGCCCAGGACGTGCTGCCCGTGAGCCGCGACCCTGCCTATGGGGACCTCCATGAATGGCGCGCCGGTCAGGGGCTGCCGCCCCAGCCCGCCGTGGTGGTCCTCACCCGGACCCTGGACCCGGCCCTGGCGGAAATGTGCGAGGGCTATGAGAGGCCGGTGTATTTCGCCGTGGGGGCGGAGGCGGATCGGGCCGAGCTGCCGCGGGTGGAGGCCGCGGGAGTGCGGGTGCTCAGCGCCGGGCGCGGCACCAGCGTGGAGGGCGCCGTGCTGGTGGACCTGCTGGCCCGCGAAGGCCTGAGCCGCCTGTATTCCATCGCCGGCCCCTGGGTACTGGACACCCTGCTGCGGGACGGCGTGCTCCACCGCCTGTACCTGACCCACTTCCACCGCCTGCTGGGGGGCCGTTCCTTCGACACCATGCTGGAAGGGGACCCCCTCGATCCGCCCCCCTCCTTCGAGCCCCATGCCCTCTACTACGACCCCCGGGCCGATGACGGCGTGGGCCAGTTCTTCGCCGTCTACGACACCCTCATGGCGTCTTAG
- a CDS encoding biliverdin-producing heme oxygenase yields MPEPSPAALVKNGRPLSLALREATRDVHKRAERTGVIRELLAGTAGHGAYLLLLRNLEPVYAAMERRLEAAGDGPLRELARPGLYRAAALERDLRHLAGARWRHEIPLLEAGAAYQQRVEEVSAAGLAAHAYVRYLGDLNGGRILSRVLGETLGLTTRELGFYHFPAIPDVPRCIADYRAALDRLAPALDTAEMVAEARYAFECNIALSQSVEEAANPGP; encoded by the coding sequence ATGCCCGAGCCCAGCCCCGCAGCCCTGGTCAAGAACGGCCGTCCCCTCTCCCTGGCCCTGCGGGAAGCCACCCGCGACGTCCATAAACGGGCGGAACGCACAGGCGTCATCCGCGAATTGCTGGCGGGCACCGCCGGGCATGGCGCCTACCTGCTGCTGCTGCGCAACCTGGAGCCCGTCTACGCCGCCATGGAACGGCGCCTCGAGGCGGCCGGCGACGGCCCGCTGCGAGAACTGGCCCGCCCCGGTCTCTACCGGGCCGCGGCCCTGGAACGGGACCTTCGGCACTTGGCCGGGGCCCGCTGGCGCCACGAGATCCCCCTGCTTGAGGCGGGCGCCGCCTACCAACAGCGCGTCGAAGAGGTGTCCGCCGCCGGCCTCGCGGCCCATGCCTACGTCCGTTATCTAGGGGATCTGAACGGCGGGCGCATCCTCAGCCGCGTGCTCGGAGAGACCCTGGGTCTCACAACCCGGGAACTAGGCTTTTACCATTTCCCCGCCATCCCCGACGTACCCCGTTGCATCGCCGATTACCGCGCCGCCCTGGACCGCCTCGCCCCTGCGCTCGACACGGCGGAGATGGTGGCGGAGGCCCGCTACGCCTTCGAGTGCAACATCGCCCTATCCCAGTCGGTCGAGGAGGCCGCCAACCCTGGGCCGTAG
- a CDS encoding Fic family protein — MYIWEQKDWPKLIGDCKALSPLLAHVSRAQGRLLGRMESLGFALRTEAHLSTLTQDVVQSSDIEGEKLEPEQVRSSIARRLGVDIGGSIPADRNVEGVVEMMMDATGNYTAPLTEDRLFGWHAALFPTGRSGMFKITVGDWRDDANGPMQVVSGPVGKQQIHYEAPPAERLPTEVAAFLRWFESGKDIDPLLAAGLAHLWFVTLHPFDDGNGRIARAIADMALARSEGTGQRFYSMSAQIRTERNAYYDILKTTQNGPCDVTVWQTWFLNCLLRAIEGADSIMETVLAKARFWERFAKAPLNERQIKVLNRVMDGFEGTLTTSKWAKLGKCSQDTAYRDILDLIVRGALQKEPGGGRSTSYSVILHHAHPTTAI; from the coding sequence ATGTATATCTGGGAACAAAAAGACTGGCCAAAGCTGATAGGGGACTGCAAAGCCCTGTCGCCGCTGCTTGCGCATGTCTCAAGGGCGCAGGGCCGTCTGCTGGGGCGGATGGAATCGCTGGGTTTTGCCCTGCGAACAGAGGCACATTTGAGCACCCTGACCCAGGATGTTGTGCAATCCAGCGATATAGAAGGGGAGAAGCTCGAACCCGAGCAGGTCCGCTCGTCCATCGCCCGGCGGCTTGGCGTCGATATTGGGGGCAGCATCCCGGCCGATCGGAATGTTGAAGGCGTGGTTGAGATGATGATGGACGCCACCGGCAATTATACCGCCCCACTCACCGAAGACCGGTTGTTTGGCTGGCATGCCGCGTTGTTTCCGACGGGACGCAGCGGAATGTTCAAGATCACTGTCGGTGATTGGCGTGATGATGCCAATGGTCCGATGCAGGTGGTCTCAGGTCCGGTCGGCAAACAACAGATCCACTATGAAGCCCCCCCGGCTGAACGGCTGCCGACCGAGGTTGCCGCTTTTCTGCGCTGGTTCGAGTCCGGGAAGGATATTGACCCGCTCCTGGCCGCGGGACTGGCGCACTTGTGGTTTGTGACGCTTCACCCGTTCGATGATGGCAACGGGCGCATCGCGCGGGCGATTGCCGATATGGCCCTGGCGCGCTCTGAAGGGACGGGACAACGCTTTTACAGCATGTCCGCGCAGATCCGGACCGAGCGCAATGCTTATTACGACATCCTGAAAACCACACAAAACGGCCCATGTGACGTCACGGTTTGGCAGACGTGGTTTTTGAACTGCCTGCTGCGCGCCATAGAGGGGGCCGACAGCATCATGGAAACTGTGCTGGCCAAGGCGCGATTTTGGGAGCGCTTTGCCAAAGCGCCGCTGAACGAACGGCAGATCAAAGTGCTGAACCGGGTAATGGATGGCTTTGAAGGCACGCTGACGACATCGAAGTGGGCCAAGCTGGGGAAATGCTCCCAGGACACGGCCTATCGAGACATCCTCGATTTGATCGTGCGCGGGGCCCTGCAAAAGGAACCTGGTGGTGGTCGCAGCACCAGCTACTCGGTCATCCTGCACCATGCGCATCCAACAACGGCCATCTAA
- a CDS encoding dienelactone hydrolase family protein encodes MSRSILLLICTLLAAGPAAATDQRPWWWDEAWWNEGVMRVPANHEVVTTEVTYTSGDVAVPAMVARPADGERYPAVLFQHGRRGLDDLLRRHVKRLAARGFVVLAPDVYTAHFIGTHPIRHDYALEADVNRGLDALLARDDISSRRACLYSHTRGGYYTLKVATTFKRQDDAAACYVSYYPHLQDPNAPEPLQVYGYAPEMEELTLPTLIFVGADEQYQRKRVIETGVEVMKERGRDVRLIEYPGVGRGFDFRPPDVRTFADDLASRDALLRAAAFMREELGRW; translated from the coding sequence ATGTCCCGCTCCATCCTGCTCTTGATATGCACCCTGCTGGCGGCCGGCCCCGCCGCCGCGACCGACCAGAGGCCCTGGTGGTGGGACGAAGCCTGGTGGAACGAGGGCGTGATGCGGGTGCCCGCGAATCACGAGGTGGTCACCACGGAGGTGACCTATACTAGCGGAGACGTGGCGGTGCCGGCCATGGTGGCCCGCCCCGCCGACGGTGAGCGCTACCCTGCGGTGCTGTTCCAGCACGGCCGCCGGGGCCTGGACGACCTGCTGCGCCGTCATGTGAAGCGCCTGGCCGCCCGGGGTTTCGTGGTGCTGGCCCCCGATGTCTATACCGCCCACTTCATCGGCACCCATCCCATCCGCCACGACTACGCCCTGGAGGCCGACGTGAACCGGGGCCTGGACGCCCTGCTGGCGCGGGACGACATCAGCAGCCGCCGCGCCTGCCTCTACTCCCACACCCGCGGCGGCTACTACACCCTCAAGGTGGCCACCACCTTCAAGCGTCAGGACGATGCCGCCGCCTGCTATGTCTCCTACTATCCCCACCTCCAGGACCCCAACGCCCCCGAGCCCCTGCAGGTCTACGGCTACGCCCCCGAGATGGAGGAACTGACCCTGCCCACCCTCATCTTCGTGGGCGCGGACGAGCAGTACCAGCGCAAGCGCGTCATCGAGACCGGCGTGGAGGTGATGAAGGAACGCGGCCGCGACGTGCGCCTCATCGAGTACCCCGGCGTCGGCCGCGGCTTCGACTTCCGCCCCCCCGACGTACGCACCTTCGCCGACGACCTGGCCTCCCGCGATGCCCTGCTGCGGGCGGCGGCGTTCATGAGGGAGGAACTTGGAAGATGGTGA
- a CDS encoding alpha/beta fold hydrolase — protein MPPRPAWEAGRPEALDTRRAEIRSPRAGRIAYYADEGPAGHPLVLLHSINAAPSAFEMRPLFDHYRGRRPVFAPELPGYGHSERSRRPYSPELYAGAIENFMTTVVKGPADVVAFSLSAEFAAAD, from the coding sequence ATGCCGCCCCGCCCGGCATGGGAAGCCGGGCGGCCCGAGGCCCTGGACACCCGGCGCGCGGAGATCCGGTCGCCCCGGGCGGGGCGCATCGCCTACTACGCGGACGAGGGCCCGGCGGGCCACCCCCTGGTGCTCCTCCACAGCATCAACGCGGCCCCCAGCGCCTTCGAGATGCGTCCGCTGTTCGACCATTACCGCGGCCGCCGCCCGGTGTTCGCCCCCGAGCTGCCGGGCTACGGCCACTCGGAGCGCTCCCGCCGCCCTTACTCACCGGAACTCTACGCCGGGGCCATCGAGAACTTCATGACCACGGTGGTGAAGGGACCGGCAGACGTGGTGGCCTTCTCCCTGAGCGCCGAGTTCGCCGCTGCCGATTGA